The genomic interval CGTATATTGATTAAGCAAAAAGAAGACAAAGAATTTAATGATTTAATCTTTTCGCATTTCATTAAACTTATACAACAAGATGTGAAAGATAATATTGATCTTATAGAAAAGGACCCATCTGTACCAGATGATTTAGTTTTCTATTTGTATGGTGGTGCTATTAAAGGATTTTCTAAGTGGATTGAAAACAGCAACACAAAAATCACGGCAGAAGAAGCAGACGATGTATTTCATAAGATGGTAAATATAAAAGTAAAAGAATAACGATTAATATAAATGCGTGACTCAATAAGTAGGGGAGTTGCGCATTTTTTTCTTTGGAGTAAGTGTGAGGTTTGTCTGAAGTGAGACTGAAGGCATGGTAAAAAACGGATTTACCTAAGAATGACATAATAAATGATACTAAGTAAAATATTAAATTAAATTTGAAGAAATATAGCGGACGTAAACTAATTTAATTATAATAGAGATAATACATCTTCGAGAGGAAAACAGCTTATGAAAAATAATAAAAAAACGGAAGTTCCTAAGACACATTCACATCCTGCAACTTCAAATCATAAACCATCAGGTTCACTAAAGAAAACGATATTTTGGATTACTATTGGATTAATAGGTATAGCATTGATTATAGGTATTATATATTTTGCGCTCCAGATTTTCGGTGAAGGAAGTAATAGTGAGCATAAAAATAATGATGAGAATAAAAATAAAACACAACAACACCTGCCTCAAACACATAAAGTTAAAATCAACGTAAATTCAACTGAATTTAATCAAAAATTTATGCAATCACCTAACCCAGAAGGATATAAAGATTTTAAAATTGGAACTTCAAAATCAAATATTGAAAAGAAATTCGGTAAATCTGAAGGTATTAGAGAAATAAATGGCAACGATGCTCAACAATATGGAGATATTGCTATAAGTTATAATTTAGAAGATAAAGTAGATCATGTATATGTTGCGCCGCGTCAAATGACTAAAAAAGAATTCACAAAACTTTATGATGAACCAGATGAAATTAAAGGGGATATTTGGTACTACAATGCAAATTACTATAATGGTTTCACTATTAAAGTTTTTACAAGCCAACAATATATCAAAGCGATAGAAAATGTACCGCAAATGTAGTGATTTAAACTTATTGTTTCGCCAAATGAATAGCAACATTTCTAAAGACCGCCCTGAAATTTAAAGTTCAGGACGGTCTTTTAGGTGATAGAGCAGTATTCATATACTAAAGTATGTAAGTTAATTGATATAGTCATATACTTTATCTATTTGTTCAGAAAAGGTTCCTTCGAATTTATTATCAAAAAATGCACTGCCGACTGTGATAGCCCATGGAGAAATACGTTTAATAACATCTAGTTTTTCATAAGAATCTAAACTTCCGGCAACACATACAGGTAATTCTAACTGAGTCACAAATTCATTAATTAAATGTACAGGATCGCCGACATAACGATAGCCTAACAAGTCAAAACCAAAAACACCTTGAGCAGAATATTCCTTTGCTTCATTAACAATATCTTCAATATTTCCCTTTAATATGGATGGTCTGTCTACAATTTCTCCAGCAAATGGCATGTATTTCAAATTATTATCGATGCAAAATTTGTTAACTGAATGGAAAAATTTTGTGCCCATTAGAATATCGCATCCACACTCAAGCGCTAACTTTGCACCTGCAAGACTTTCTTTCTCAGTATATTCAACTATTTCTAAAAAAGTGGTTTTTCCATGTGCTTTCATGTAAGCAAAAAGCTCTTTCATTTGCTCAATAGAAATCCCTTTATCCTTAAATCCCCAATACTTTGCTTTTGAATCTTTACATTCTTCAAATATTTCACGTGCGTTATGAACGGTATAATCATTGTGTGTCAGCATTACAATCAACTCACTCTTGCCCATTTTCATCCCAAACCCTTTCTTTATAAAATAATGTTATGGCAAATGATAATTTTTAGTGATTTTATTAATTTTTAGTGATTTTATTAATTTTTTGATATACAAATTGCGTCGATTAGATAAATAATCAATTAATTAAATCTTTATTGACAGTTGTGTAAATGAAGTTTACGCTTATATATATTATTTTGCAACGTATATTAATAAAAAATTACCTAGGTTAAAATTCAGGAGGGCTCGTCTTGTTTAAATTGATTTATCCTTATGCCTATTTAGACAGTGTTTTTGATATTGATTATGAAAAACTTTGTGACATGGGCTATAAAGCAATCATTTTTGATATCGATAGTACCTTAGTGCCGCATGGTGGAGACGCTACAGCAGAAATTGATGAATTATTTGGTCAAATTCATAAGTTAGGTTTAAAAACACTACTATTATCTAATAATAGTGAGGAACGTATTCAAACATTTAATCAAAATATCAACAGTTTATACATACCTATGGCAAATAAACCGTATAAACCAAATTATTTAAAAGCGATTGAAATGTTGGAAGTGAGTAATGATGAAGTTGTCTTGGTGGGGGATCAATTATTTACTGATATACTTGGCGCAAATTTGTGTGGTATTAAAAGCATTTTGGTTAAATACCTGCTACATGAACATGAGTATGAATTAGCAATTGGCAAGAAACGTAAAGTAGAAAAATTTCTTTTGAAATTTTACAAACAAAGATCTCCTAA from Staphylococcus condimenti carries:
- a CDS encoding YqeG family HAD IIIA-type phosphatase; protein product: MFKLIYPYAYLDSVFDIDYEKLCDMGYKAIIFDIDSTLVPHGGDATAEIDELFGQIHKLGLKTLLLSNNSEERIQTFNQNINSLYIPMANKPYKPNYLKAIEMLEVSNDEVVLVGDQLFTDILGANLCGIKSILVKYLLHEHEYELAIGKKRKVEKFLLKFYKQRSPNITKMG